One stretch of Pseudoxanthomonas sp. Root65 DNA includes these proteins:
- a CDS encoding restriction endonuclease, with product MGRGRTTFFDAIAALPWPVGLGVGVCGYLAIAHGIPLLFARADALGTAFRDTHPFMPLAWVFLGLCALAALASFLAARRRRRLLESRTGLESIAALGWRDFERLVGESFRRRGYTVEETGLGGADGGIDLVLRRDGKRTLVQCKQWRREKVPVNVVREMYGLLAHHRADAVRIAARGGFTADAAKFAEGKPIELIDGAALLGMIREVQAKGAAPISVPTRIEPVLSSDVASDSAVPSCPKCEAVMVRRNNSRTAETFWGCSTFPVCRGTR from the coding sequence ATGGGACGTGGTCGTACGACATTCTTCGATGCCATTGCGGCGCTGCCGTGGCCGGTCGGGCTGGGCGTGGGCGTGTGCGGGTATCTCGCCATCGCGCATGGCATTCCGTTGCTGTTCGCGCGCGCCGATGCGCTGGGCACGGCGTTCCGCGATACCCATCCCTTCATGCCGCTGGCCTGGGTATTCCTGGGGTTGTGTGCGCTTGCGGCGTTGGCGTCGTTCCTGGCGGCGCGGCGCAGACGTCGCCTGCTGGAGTCGCGCACGGGTCTGGAGAGCATCGCGGCGTTGGGCTGGCGCGATTTCGAGCGGTTGGTCGGCGAGTCGTTCCGTCGTCGCGGCTATACGGTGGAGGAGACGGGCTTGGGCGGCGCCGACGGCGGCATCGACCTGGTCCTGCGCCGCGATGGCAAGCGCACGCTGGTGCAGTGCAAGCAGTGGCGACGCGAGAAGGTGCCGGTCAATGTGGTGCGCGAGATGTACGGCCTGCTGGCGCATCACCGCGCGGACGCGGTGCGCATCGCGGCGCGGGGGGGATTCACGGCGGACGCGGCGAAGTTTGCCGAGGGCAAGCCGATCGAACTGATCGATGGGGCGGCGTTGTTGGGGATGATTCGGGAGGTGCAGGCCAAAGGCGCTGCACCCATATCGGTCCCGACAAGAATCGAGCCTGTGTTGAGTAGCGATGTAGCGAGCGATTCCGCAGTACCAAGTTGTCCGAAGTGCGAGGCGGTGATGGTGCGACGGAACAACTCGCGGACGGCGGAGACCTTTTGGGGATGCTCTACGTTTCCTGTGTGCAGAGGTACGAGGTAG
- a CDS encoding sensor histidine kinase: MPAPPSGAAPAAPVGRDRFDGWRPRSLRARQLLAASLALLAFLALAGYALDRAFVDTAEDNLRQRLKSYALYYTDKVEFGRNGTLIPPYNTPDPRFDMPDSGIYAQVVLQGVPPWGSNSTLGPELPVPRMLGALEESFEGPLPIRRADGSDSQAYRYGVGYAWPATHQHPEIPYSIYIFEDAQALSAQIRVFRGSLWVYLGGAGVILLLLQMLVLRWSLRPLQRVIFELSRVQRGELSGMTERHPRELEPLTDSINAFIESERENLERQRNTLADLAHSLKTPIAVLRTQLDSGGGDPQALREELDVQLKRMNNLVSYQLARAASSGHKLFSAAVEIEPHAEEIVRGLEKVYATKGVICEFEIDPRARFHGETGDLQELIGNLLENAFKWARSRVLLTVRVGATAPQRRPGVFIAVDDDGPGIAEDDVAKVLQRGVRGDERVQGHGIGLSIVQDLIRDYRGELQVRRSEELGGARFEVRLPPGL, from the coding sequence ATGCCTGCGCCACCCTCCGGCGCCGCACCTGCCGCCCCCGTCGGCCGTGACCGGTTCGACGGCTGGCGGCCGCGCTCGCTGCGCGCGCGCCAATTGCTGGCGGCCAGCCTGGCGCTGCTCGCCTTCCTCGCCCTGGCCGGCTACGCGCTCGACCGCGCCTTCGTCGATACCGCCGAGGACAACCTGCGGCAACGCTTGAAGAGCTATGCGCTGTATTACACCGACAAGGTGGAGTTCGGGCGCAACGGCACGCTGATCCCGCCCTACAACACGCCCGATCCGCGCTTCGACATGCCCGACAGTGGCATCTACGCGCAGGTGGTGCTGCAGGGCGTGCCGCCGTGGGGTTCCAACTCCACGCTCGGCCCCGAGCTGCCGGTGCCGCGCATGCTGGGCGCGCTGGAGGAATCGTTCGAGGGGCCGCTCCCGATCCGCCGTGCCGACGGCAGCGACAGCCAGGCCTACCGGTATGGCGTGGGGTACGCCTGGCCGGCGACCCACCAGCATCCCGAGATTCCCTACAGCATCTACATCTTCGAGGACGCGCAGGCGCTGAGCGCGCAGATCCGCGTGTTCCGCGGTTCGCTGTGGGTCTACCTGGGTGGCGCCGGGGTGATCCTGCTGCTGTTGCAGATGCTGGTGCTGCGCTGGAGCCTGCGCCCGCTGCAGCGGGTGATCTTCGAGCTCAGCCGCGTGCAGCGCGGTGAGCTGTCGGGCATGACCGAGCGCCACCCGCGCGAACTCGAGCCGCTGACCGACAGCATCAACGCCTTCATCGAAAGCGAGCGCGAGAACCTGGAGCGCCAGCGCAACACGCTGGCCGACCTGGCCCACAGCCTGAAGACGCCCATCGCGGTGCTGCGCACGCAGCTGGACAGCGGTGGCGGCGATCCGCAGGCCTTGCGCGAGGAACTGGACGTGCAGCTCAAGCGCATGAACAACCTGGTGTCGTACCAGCTGGCGCGGGCGGCATCGAGCGGGCACAAGCTGTTCTCCGCCGCGGTGGAAATTGAGCCGCATGCCGAGGAGATCGTGCGCGGTCTTGAAAAGGTGTACGCGACGAAGGGCGTGATCTGCGAGTTCGAGATCGATCCGCGTGCGCGTTTCCATGGCGAGACAGGCGACCTGCAGGAGTTGATCGGCAACCTGCTGGAGAACGCGTTCAAGTGGGCGCGCTCGCGCGTGCTGCTGACGGTGAGGGTCGGTGCGACGGCGCCGCAGCGGCGGCCCGGCGTGTTCATCGCGGTGGACGACGATGGTCCCGGCATCGCCGAAGACGACGTGGCCAAGGTCCTCCAGCGTGGCGTGCGCGGCGACGAGCGCGTGCAGGGCCACGGCATCGGACTGTCGATCGTGCAGGACCTGATCCGCGACTATCGCGGCGAGCTGCAGGTACGCCGCTCGGAGGAACTGGGCGGTGCGCGCTTCGAAGTGCGCCTGCCACCCGGCCTCTGA
- a CDS encoding type III pantothenate kinase: MTQWVFDLGNSRVKCAPLRADGTLGDMHAFAYDDGLVASLDQAMPANATRENCTAVVASVASPVRTASVVEWLTARFGAISFARTQSALAGVRIAYADPARLGVDRFLALLAARRRGTAPWLVVGVGTAVTVDLLDAAGRHHGGRIAPSPQLMRDALHAAAAQLPAQGGDYVEFAADTVDALASGCDGAALGLIERSLQQAQEALGQRPSLLLHGGGAAALASRLGEGERAPALVLEGLAVWARLGAEA, from the coding sequence ATGACGCAGTGGGTCTTCGATCTGGGCAATTCGCGGGTGAAGTGCGCGCCGCTGCGTGCGGACGGCACGCTGGGCGATATGCATGCGTTCGCGTACGACGACGGGCTCGTCGCCTCGCTCGACCAGGCGATGCCGGCCAACGCGACCCGCGAGAACTGCACGGCTGTCGTGGCCAGCGTGGCGTCGCCGGTCCGCACGGCGTCGGTCGTCGAATGGCTGACCGCGCGCTTCGGCGCCATCTCCTTCGCCCGCACCCAATCCGCGCTGGCCGGCGTGCGCATCGCCTACGCAGACCCCGCGCGGCTCGGCGTGGATCGCTTCCTGGCCTTGCTGGCGGCGCGCCGACGCGGCACGGCGCCGTGGCTGGTGGTCGGCGTGGGCACGGCGGTGACGGTCGACCTGCTGGATGCGGCGGGGCGCCACCACGGCGGGCGCATCGCGCCCTCGCCGCAGCTGATGCGGGATGCCCTGCACGCGGCCGCCGCGCAGCTGCCCGCGCAGGGGGGCGACTATGTCGAATTCGCCGCCGACACGGTCGACGCGCTGGCATCCGGCTGCGACGGCGCGGCGCTGGGCCTGATCGAACGCAGCCTGCAGCAGGCGCAGGAAGCGCTGGGGCAGCGTCCGTCGCTGCTGCTGCATGGCGGCGGTGCGGCGGCGCTGGCATCGCGACTGGGCGAAGGCGAGAGGGCGCCGGCGCTGGTGCTTGAAGGGCTGGCCGTCTGGGCGCGGCTCGGTGCCGAGGCGTGA
- a CDS encoding M90 family metallopeptidase: MRAATPWVAALDDARADRLRALTARFLHQKTITPLAGLSLDEAQRAQLAALCCLPLLEFGEGGLRGWSQLIVYPDAFRVQRTHTDAAGVLHEWEDDLAGEAWDQGPLILSWADVQADIAEPDAGFCVAVHEMAHKLDVLDGELDGTPPLPDAWHGRWARDFQRAYDDFRMQVDLGRDTAIDPYAAEAPEEFFAVVTEYHFSAPDVLAEAMPEVAAHLQRFYGPSPMAVARD, from the coding sequence GTGCGTGCCGCGACCCCCTGGGTGGCGGCGCTGGACGATGCGCGCGCCGACCGGCTACGTGCGCTGACCGCGCGCTTCCTGCACCAGAAGACCATCACCCCGCTGGCCGGACTGAGCCTGGACGAGGCACAGCGTGCGCAGCTGGCGGCGCTGTGCTGCCTGCCGCTGCTGGAATTCGGCGAAGGCGGACTGCGCGGCTGGTCGCAGCTGATCGTCTACCCGGATGCCTTCCGCGTGCAGCGCACGCATACCGATGCCGCCGGCGTGTTGCACGAGTGGGAAGACGACCTGGCGGGCGAGGCCTGGGACCAGGGACCGTTGATCCTGTCCTGGGCCGACGTGCAGGCCGATATCGCCGAACCGGACGCCGGCTTCTGCGTGGCGGTGCACGAGATGGCACACAAGCTGGACGTGCTGGATGGCGAACTGGACGGGACGCCGCCCTTGCCGGACGCCTGGCATGGCCGCTGGGCACGCGACTTCCAGCGCGCCTACGACGACTTCCGCATGCAGGTCGACCTGGGCCGCGACACCGCCATCGACCCTTACGCAGCGGAGGCGCCGGAGGAATTCTTCGCCGTGGTCACCGAGTACCACTTCTCCGCGCCCGACGTGCTGGCCGAGGCCATGCCGGAGGTGGCGGCGCACCTGCAGCGCTTCTACGGTCCATCGCCGATGGCGGTCGCGCGCGACTGA
- a CDS encoding response regulator transcription factor — MRILLVEDEAPLRETLAARLKREGFAVDAAQDGEEGLYMGREVPFDVGIIDLGLPKMSGMELIKALRDEGKKFPVLILTARSSWQDKVEGLKQGADDYLVKPFHVEELLARVNALLRRAAGWSKPTLECGPVALDLAAQTVSVNGSNVDLTSYEYKVLEYLMMHAGELVSKADLTEHIYQQDFDRDSNVLEVFIGRLRKKLDPDGELKPIETVRGRGYRFAIPRSGEG, encoded by the coding sequence ATGCGTATCCTGCTGGTCGAAGACGAAGCCCCCCTGCGTGAAACCCTTGCCGCGCGCCTGAAGCGCGAAGGCTTTGCGGTGGACGCGGCCCAGGATGGCGAGGAAGGCCTGTACATGGGTCGCGAAGTGCCGTTCGACGTGGGCATCATCGATCTCGGCCTGCCCAAGATGTCGGGCATGGAGTTGATCAAGGCCCTGCGCGACGAAGGCAAGAAATTCCCGGTGTTGATCCTGACCGCGCGTTCCAGCTGGCAGGACAAGGTCGAAGGCCTGAAGCAGGGCGCCGACGATTACCTGGTCAAGCCGTTCCACGTGGAAGAGCTGCTGGCGCGCGTCAACGCGCTGCTGCGCCGCGCCGCCGGCTGGAGCAAGCCGACGCTGGAATGCGGTCCGGTGGCGCTCGACCTGGCCGCGCAGACCGTCAGCGTCAACGGCAGCAACGTCGACCTCACCAGCTACGAGTACAAGGTGCTGGAGTACCTGATGATGCATGCCGGCGAACTGGTCTCGAAGGCCGACCTGACCGAGCACATCTACCAGCAGGACTTCGACCGCGACTCCAACGTGCTGGAAGTCTTCATCGGCCGCCTGCGCAAGAAGCTGGATCCGGACGGCGAGTTGAAGCCGATCGAGACCGTGCGCGGCCGCGGCTACCGCTTCGCCATCCCGCGCAGCGGCGAAGGCTGA
- the plsY gene encoding glycerol-3-phosphate 1-O-acyltransferase PlsY — MLTACLLLLFAYLIGSVSGSLVLGRLRGVDIRTQGSGNAGGTNAFRTQGAKFALGVVLVDIGKGALAAWLALRFAPLDGPLSPRALGLLAAFVAAMGHVWPVWHGFRGGKGVGTLLGGLAVLWPMALLPLFAVWVGVLVATGYVGLASIIATACLIPLAWWLHTDRATQLFALAAALLVLFTHRVNVRRLREGTESRFERVRVWRRRA, encoded by the coding sequence ATGCTCACCGCCTGCCTGCTCCTGCTGTTCGCCTACCTGATCGGCTCCGTGTCGGGCAGCCTCGTACTCGGCCGCCTGCGCGGTGTCGATATCCGCACGCAGGGCAGCGGCAACGCCGGCGGCACCAATGCCTTCCGCACGCAAGGCGCGAAATTCGCGCTGGGCGTGGTGCTGGTCGATATCGGCAAGGGCGCACTGGCGGCCTGGCTGGCGCTGCGGTTCGCGCCGCTGGATGGCCCGCTGTCGCCGCGCGCGCTGGGATTGCTGGCGGCGTTTGTCGCGGCGATGGGGCATGTGTGGCCGGTCTGGCACGGCTTCCGCGGCGGCAAGGGCGTGGGCACGCTGCTGGGCGGCCTGGCGGTGCTGTGGCCGATGGCGTTGCTGCCGCTGTTCGCGGTGTGGGTCGGCGTGCTGGTGGCGACGGGTTACGTCGGCCTGGCCTCGATCATCGCCACCGCCTGCCTGATACCGCTGGCGTGGTGGCTGCACACGGATCGCGCCACCCAGCTGTTCGCCCTTGCCGCGGCGCTGCTGGTGCTGTTCACCCATCGGGTCAATGTGCGGCGCCTGCGCGAGGGAACCGAGTCGCGCTTCGAGCGCGTGCGCGTCTGGCGCCGGCGCGCATGA
- a CDS encoding SEC-C domain-containing protein, translated as MGRTEPGRNEPCPCGSGKKFKRCHGGPRADYEEMISRGAEEAQRRAEIHWVQQRRQQGLGRPIITVQTAGKRIVAVGHRLFEGKWTTFHDFLYSYIFDVLGRDWFEAQTQLRQNERHPVIEWHERLLVASKAANLASGETRQTPMTGSISAFLTLAYDLYTLEHNNDQTRTPELRKSLIGRLKSHDQFIGVRYEIRVAAMLLRAGFELEWEDETDRRSKHVEYTASYPRTGKAFGVECKIRNQDAAKKANQRLGKFAGLVSDALRKTTPHDRLIFVDLNTQAYPYVPGGPHDWRTISINTLRKFEGQPKAATLPPAVVFITNYPDHHHLDSQVPDAGATVEGFKIDDYRTGRLLTLPEKIEMRARNPEVEALLASIQEHIDLPSTFEGEIPGLPSNRLLIGHRYEMDDGAVGTLEDACVMDDNGKVALIFDRDEGGRAIYTNQLSPEEFAAWKRYPETFFGQIRQRPGPINDPIELYDSLKSTYVRTPKEKLLQFMGEHGDRFAALTQPELLDVYVQGIVNSLMERAGPQEVPVHIQRIKPPPTRAV; from the coding sequence ATGGGCAGAACTGAGCCAGGCAGGAACGAACCCTGCCCGTGTGGAAGCGGCAAGAAGTTCAAACGCTGCCACGGCGGCCCCAGGGCCGACTATGAAGAGATGATCTCGCGAGGCGCTGAGGAAGCTCAGCGCAGGGCCGAGATCCATTGGGTACAGCAGCGGCGACAGCAAGGCCTCGGTCGTCCCATCATCACCGTCCAGACAGCCGGTAAGCGGATCGTCGCTGTGGGCCATCGTCTATTTGAAGGCAAATGGACAACCTTTCATGATTTCCTTTATAGCTACATCTTCGATGTTCTGGGGCGCGACTGGTTCGAAGCCCAGACGCAGCTGAGGCAGAACGAACGCCATCCTGTCATCGAGTGGCATGAAAGGCTCCTCGTGGCATCCAAAGCCGCCAACCTAGCGTCTGGCGAGACACGCCAGACGCCGATGACTGGCTCGATCAGCGCGTTCCTGACGCTGGCGTATGACCTCTACACCCTGGAACACAACAACGATCAAACGCGAACCCCTGAGCTACGGAAATCATTGATTGGTCGTTTGAAGAGCCACGATCAGTTCATCGGGGTGCGTTATGAGATCCGTGTCGCGGCTATGCTGTTGCGAGCCGGGTTCGAGCTTGAATGGGAAGATGAAACCGATCGCCGATCCAAGCATGTGGAATACACCGCCAGCTATCCGCGCACCGGAAAAGCCTTTGGCGTGGAGTGCAAGATCCGAAACCAGGATGCTGCGAAGAAGGCCAACCAGCGTCTTGGGAAGTTTGCTGGGCTGGTGAGCGATGCGCTGAGGAAGACAACGCCACATGACCGTTTGATCTTCGTTGACTTGAACACGCAGGCCTACCCATATGTTCCGGGCGGGCCACATGATTGGCGAACGATCAGCATCAATACGTTGCGGAAATTCGAGGGGCAACCCAAGGCAGCGACCCTGCCGCCCGCCGTGGTGTTCATCACCAATTACCCCGACCATCACCACCTGGACAGCCAGGTGCCCGATGCGGGAGCCACCGTTGAGGGGTTCAAGATCGATGACTATCGGACCGGTCGATTGCTGACGCTGCCGGAGAAGATTGAGATGCGCGCACGTAATCCTGAGGTCGAGGCACTCTTGGCATCGATCCAAGAACATATCGACCTGCCCTCTACATTTGAAGGGGAAATTCCTGGGTTGCCGTCAAACCGCCTGCTCATCGGGCACCGTTATGAGATGGATGATGGTGCGGTGGGCACCTTGGAAGACGCCTGCGTGATGGACGACAACGGCAAGGTCGCATTGATTTTTGATCGGGACGAAGGCGGGCGAGCGATCTACACCAACCAGCTCTCCCCCGAGGAATTCGCCGCCTGGAAGCGCTATCCAGAGACCTTTTTCGGGCAGATCCGCCAGAGACCGGGTCCGATCAATGATCCAATTGAGCTTTATGACAGCTTGAAATCTACTTACGTCCGTACCCCCAAGGAAAAACTACTTCAGTTCATGGGGGAACATGGCGACCGGTTTGCCGCGCTCACGCAGCCCGAGCTGTTGGACGTCTATGTGCAAGGCATAGTGAACTCTTTGATGGAGCGGGCGGGACCGCAAGAAGTCCCGGTGCATATCCAAAGAATCAAGCCGCCGCCGACTCGGGCTGTTTAG
- a CDS encoding DegV family protein codes for MPTPSDRPLTAPALRRALIAGARRVIAARDGLNRINVFPVADGDTGNNLALTLGSVLNGALSQPSQHAGDLLSRVGNDAIDGARGNSGAILAQFLHGVAERVRTLPELDVRSLAAAVRQGALSARQALAQPVEGTILSVITAFADELDAAADSAQPDTRSGFTRALVRARRALADTPRQMALLQKAGVVDAGAQGFVDLLEGIAEFVEGGPRAVRVRAGAPVAANDAGALPVHDHVIDPARRWCTECLLLGEGLDRDRLRAALEAGGADSIVIAGGSSRLRVHAHTGSPQALFDACAQQGRVEAMKADDMIRQQAVAAAPQPWVVVTDSAADLPDDIAERYAIGVVPARVDLDGREYLDKIGLSTAEFYRRMAASHQLPRTSQPPPGDFRRQFELSLAHHARVLYVGLSRALSGTLQSGEHAAARDPDRRVRVFDTVNAACGQALLVWRAAELAAQGQDDASVVAELERLRPLTRMWAIAPDISHAVRGGRIPRWAAPIARLSALTPMAKMSVDGRMVVAGLLLTRAQAPEAFARRVARQLPAGQRWRLIVGHCDDRAGAERLLAALRTRLQISEDRLVETGAAIGAHAGPGALIVAVQPAPEP; via the coding sequence ATGCCAACGCCTTCCGACCGTCCACTGACCGCCCCCGCCCTGCGCCGGGCGCTGATCGCCGGCGCGCGCCGGGTCATCGCCGCGCGCGATGGATTGAACCGCATCAACGTGTTCCCGGTGGCCGACGGCGATACCGGCAACAACCTCGCCTTGACGCTGGGCAGCGTGCTCAACGGCGCGTTGAGCCAGCCCAGCCAGCATGCCGGCGACCTGCTCAGCCGGGTCGGCAACGACGCCATCGACGGCGCGCGCGGCAACTCCGGCGCCATCCTGGCGCAGTTCCTCCACGGCGTGGCCGAGCGCGTGCGCACCCTGCCCGAACTGGATGTCCGTTCGCTGGCCGCGGCGGTGCGGCAGGGAGCGCTGAGCGCGCGGCAGGCGCTGGCGCAGCCGGTCGAAGGCACCATCCTGAGCGTCATCACCGCCTTCGCCGACGAACTGGACGCGGCGGCCGACAGTGCGCAGCCCGACACGCGCAGCGGGTTCACCCGTGCGCTGGTCCGCGCCCGGCGCGCGTTGGCGGATACGCCGCGGCAGATGGCGCTGCTGCAGAAGGCCGGGGTGGTGGATGCCGGTGCGCAGGGCTTCGTCGACCTGCTGGAAGGCATCGCCGAGTTCGTCGAAGGCGGTCCGCGTGCCGTGCGCGTGCGTGCCGGCGCGCCGGTCGCGGCCAACGACGCGGGCGCGCTGCCGGTGCACGATCACGTGATCGATCCGGCGCGTCGCTGGTGCACCGAGTGCCTGCTGCTCGGCGAAGGACTGGACCGCGACCGCCTGCGCGCGGCGCTGGAAGCGGGAGGAGCCGATTCCATCGTCATCGCCGGTGGCAGCTCGCGCCTGCGCGTGCATGCGCACACCGGCTCGCCGCAGGCGCTGTTCGACGCCTGCGCGCAGCAGGGGCGCGTGGAAGCCATGAAGGCCGACGACATGATCCGCCAGCAGGCGGTCGCCGCCGCACCGCAGCCGTGGGTGGTGGTCACCGACAGCGCCGCCGACCTGCCGGACGACATCGCCGAGCGCTACGCCATCGGCGTGGTGCCGGCGCGCGTGGACCTGGATGGCCGCGAGTACCTGGACAAGATCGGGCTGTCGACCGCCGAGTTCTACCGGCGCATGGCCGCGTCGCATCAACTCCCGCGCACCAGCCAGCCGCCGCCGGGCGATTTCCGCCGCCAGTTCGAGCTGTCGCTCGCGCACCACGCCCGCGTGCTCTACGTGGGCCTGTCGCGTGCGCTGTCGGGCACGCTGCAGTCCGGCGAACACGCGGCGGCGCGCGATCCGGACCGGCGCGTGCGCGTCTTCGATACGGTCAATGCGGCCTGCGGACAGGCGCTGCTGGTGTGGCGTGCCGCGGAGCTGGCGGCGCAGGGGCAGGACGACGCGAGCGTGGTGGCCGAACTGGAGCGCCTGCGCCCGCTGACGCGGATGTGGGCCATCGCGCCCGACATCTCCCACGCCGTGCGTGGTGGCCGCATCCCGCGCTGGGCGGCGCCGATCGCGCGGCTCAGCGCATTGACGCCGATGGCGAAGATGAGCGTGGACGGGCGCATGGTGGTCGCCGGCCTCCTGCTGACGCGCGCACAGGCACCCGAAGCCTTCGCGCGTCGCGTGGCGCGCCAGTTGCCGGCCGGCCAGCGATGGCGGCTGATCGTCGGCCACTGCGACGACCGCGCCGGTGCCGAGCGGCTGCTGGCGGCGTTGCGCACGCGCCTGCAGATCAGCGAGGACCGCCTGGTGGAAACCGGCGCGGCCATCGGCGCGCATGCGGGGCCGGGTGCGCTGATCGTGGCGGTACAACCGGCGCCCGAGCCCTGA
- the birA gene encoding bifunctional biotin--[acetyl-CoA-carboxylase] ligase/biotin operon repressor BirA, which produces MTGERALLQRLIDGPVSGHALADEAGLTRAAMWKRIEALREGGLRIEAQPGRGYALADPVELLEAPRIRAQLQATTANALSSLDVAWSLDSTNSELLRRKAPEHGVDVLLAEQQTGGRGRRGRQWASPIASNLYLSLSRQFSGGLARLGGLSLVVGVAVAEALRQAGYTEVGVKWPNDLLVRGRKLGGILVEGGGEHGGPVRAVIGIGVNVRMPAAVAATIDQAWTDLAGLAEGMPSRNALAAQLLEALLPALEQFDREGLAPFLARYATLDVLAGRTVTVHGPQGDEHGVAEGIGEDGALRVRVGQAMRLVHAGEVSVRAT; this is translated from the coding sequence ATGACCGGCGAGCGCGCCCTGTTGCAGCGGTTGATCGACGGTCCGGTGTCCGGACATGCGCTGGCGGACGAGGCGGGACTGACGCGTGCGGCGATGTGGAAGCGCATCGAGGCACTGCGCGAAGGGGGCCTGCGCATCGAAGCGCAGCCCGGGCGCGGCTACGCGCTCGCCGACCCGGTCGAGTTGCTGGAGGCCCCACGCATCCGTGCGCAGTTGCAGGCCACGACGGCCAACGCGCTGTCGTCGCTCGACGTGGCGTGGTCGCTGGATTCGACCAACAGCGAACTGCTCCGCCGTAAAGCGCCCGAGCATGGCGTCGACGTGTTGCTCGCCGAGCAGCAGACCGGCGGCCGGGGCCGGCGTGGACGTCAATGGGCGTCGCCGATCGCATCGAATCTTTATCTGTCGCTGTCGCGTCAGTTCTCCGGCGGGCTCGCCCGGTTGGGCGGGCTGAGCCTGGTGGTTGGCGTGGCGGTCGCCGAAGCGCTGCGCCAGGCCGGTTACACCGAGGTAGGCGTGAAGTGGCCCAACGATCTGCTCGTGCGCGGGCGCAAGCTGGGCGGCATCCTGGTGGAAGGCGGTGGCGAACACGGCGGGCCGGTGCGTGCGGTGATCGGCATCGGCGTGAACGTGCGCATGCCGGCCGCCGTCGCCGCGACCATCGATCAGGCGTGGACCGATCTGGCCGGACTTGCCGAGGGCATGCCATCGCGCAACGCGCTGGCGGCGCAGCTGCTGGAGGCGCTGTTGCCGGCGCTGGAGCAGTTCGACCGGGAAGGGCTTGCGCCTTTCCTGGCCCGGTACGCCACGCTGGATGTGCTGGCGGGACGCACCGTCACCGTGCATGGTCCGCAGGGCGATGAGCACGGCGTGGCCGAGGGCATCGGCGAGGACGGTGCGTTGCGGGTGAGGGTGGGGCAGGCCATGCGGCTGGTGCATGCGGGCGAGGTGAGCGTGAGGGCGACATGA
- a CDS encoding SPOR domain-containing protein: MLIRALIVLLVVLNLGTAAWWLTRPAPVPAPEPDLPAGVARLQLVDEPAQVTTPSVSAPVASPAPVALCFSLGPYTSETAATRAQAAVAGQLRQARLREVPRISASGYQVVIPPAASLEDAQAVAARIGAAGFDDFLVVRQGEQANGIALGRYRSREAAERRLAQLQAAGFAAQLQPVGRAGPGLWWLDAGVADGIDAVAIARAASSSAPQPLECTALR; the protein is encoded by the coding sequence ATGCTGATCCGTGCCCTGATCGTCCTGTTGGTGGTGTTGAACCTCGGCACCGCCGCCTGGTGGCTGACCCGTCCTGCGCCGGTGCCCGCGCCGGAACCGGACCTGCCCGCGGGTGTCGCCCGCCTGCAACTGGTGGACGAGCCGGCGCAGGTCACCACGCCGTCCGTTTCGGCACCGGTCGCCTCGCCCGCGCCGGTCGCCCTCTGCTTCAGCCTGGGGCCGTACACCAGTGAGACCGCCGCCACGCGGGCACAGGCCGCTGTCGCGGGCCAGTTGCGGCAGGCCCGCCTGCGCGAGGTGCCGCGCATCAGCGCCAGCGGGTACCAGGTGGTGATCCCGCCGGCCGCGTCGCTGGAGGACGCGCAGGCGGTGGCGGCGCGGATCGGCGCGGCCGGCTTCGATGATTTCCTGGTCGTGCGCCAGGGCGAGCAGGCGAACGGCATCGCGCTGGGGCGTTACCGCAGCCGCGAGGCGGCGGAACGGCGGCTTGCGCAGCTGCAGGCGGCCGGCTTTGCTGCGCAACTGCAGCCGGTGGGCCGCGCCGGTCCGGGCCTGTGGTGGCTGGATGCGGGCGTCGCCGATGGCATCGATGCGGTCGCGATCGCGCGCGCGGCGTCCAGCAGCGCGCCGCAGCCGCTCGAATGCACCGCGCTGCGCTAG